The Bradyrhizobium sp. CCGB01 genome segment TCTGGGGCGGCTCGTTCTTCTTCAACGGCGCGGCTTTGCGGGAATTGCCGCCGCTGACGCTGGTGCTCCTTCGCGTCGCGCTTGGCGCGGTCATCCTCCTCCCGCTCCTGCGCGTGCAGGGGATCGGCTTCCCCAGGGGGGTGGTCGGCTGGAAGCCGTTCGTCGCGATCGGGCTGCTCAACAACGTCATCCCGTTCTCGCTGATCGTGATCGGGCAGACTTTCATCCCGAGTGGACTGGCGTCGATCCTGAATGCGACCACACCGCTGTTCACGGTGATGGTGATGGCTGCCGCGAGAGAAGAGGCCCTGCAGATGCGGCGCGTGGCCGGCGTGGCGCTTGGCCTTCTCGGTGTGATCATCCTGCGCGGATGGGGGATCGAGACGCGGACCGGGCAGGGGCTCGGCATCCTGCTTTGCCTCGGCGGCGCGCTCAGCTACGGCTTTGCAGCACTCGCGGCGCGGCGGCTGTTGAAGGACTCGGCCCCGCTCGGCACCGCCACGTTTCAACTGATGGCATCCACGGCGATGATGGCAGTCGTCGCCGGTGCGGTGGAGCAGCCGTGGCGTCTTCCAATACCAGGCCTCGCGACCTGGCTTGCCGTGCTCGGCCTTGCCGGCCTGTCGACGGCGCTCGCCTACATCGTCTTCTTTCAGATCATACGGCGCTCGGGCGCGACCAATGTGATGCTGGTGACGCTGCTCATCCCCGTCACCGCCATTCTTCTGGGATGGCTGGTGCTGGGCGAGCCGATCTCCGTGCGCGAGATCGCGGGCGCCGTCGTCATCGGC includes the following:
- a CDS encoding DMT family transporter: MPPNDNRIDARDWSLLAVLSVLWGGSFFFNGAALRELPPLTLVLLRVALGAVILLPLLRVQGIGFPRGVVGWKPFVAIGLLNNVIPFSLIVIGQTFIPSGLASILNATTPLFTVMVMAAAREEALQMRRVAGVALGLLGVIILRGWGIETRTGQGLGILLCLGGALSYGFAALAARRLLKDSAPLGTATFQLMASTAMMAVVAGAVEQPWRLPIPGLATWLAVLGLAGLSTALAYIVFFQIIRRSGATNVMLVTLLIPVTAILLGWLVLGEPISVREIAGAVVIGSALLVIDGRVLNVLRRGA